In Malaclemys terrapin pileata isolate rMalTer1 chromosome 10, rMalTer1.hap1, whole genome shotgun sequence, the DNA window TAGTGAGGGGTGGCATTATGTGCAAAACTTGGACAGTTACTTCCTGACATTTGAgtaatatattttgtttataGTAGACCTCTGTTTGCATGCGTTTGACTTGCTTTCTTCTTTGTATTGTATGTACAGCTAGTACTGGCTTAGATGTATCTGAGAGGTTGGTTTTAGTATTATGATGATCTGGTAAACACATTGGTCACTACTTGTCTATTTTGGATGAGACGGGCTTTGCAATACTGGAGTATTTGTAATCATAATGGCAGTGTATTGGGATATTGCTCTTCTGTAACATTAACCTGTGAAGGTGCtgacattattattattctaagTCCCTTCTGTCATGCTGCAACTATTCTCTGCATTACTAGATTTCCAATTTGTAACATGCCCTGCAAAGTTCTGCCCTTTCTTTTGTGTATTAAAATCAAATTGCATATCTCATGAAACTtcccaagggcccaatcctgtctcTGTTGAAGTCAGCAGGCATTTTGTAATTGACTTTGATTGGAGGAGGATTGGAGCCTCAGCAAAagtttttaaatatgtttgggGTCCAGAGATGTGGGGCTGCAGTGCAGTTATGGAGTATGCTAGAGTTAATTGATAAAAGCTTAGACAGGCTAATTAAAATGAGGAAAATTTGGCAACATGGAACTGGAGGATGTACGTGATCATAATGCCACTTGAAACAGTGACTGGAAGTAAAAGATTCAAAATTAGAGAGAAAAACGGTCTGGAGTAAATATCAAAAAATTCTTCTCCCATTGAGCATGACAAgaagggctggggctccccaaTACACTTTCCCCTGCCCAGTCTTCCTCACTCTACTCTTCAAGATCAAAGGACAATGACTGAGTGGGATCTGCTCATTTGATCCTAATGGGTGACAAAAAGAACTTTGTATTCACCTTATTCTCATACAATTGCTCATATAAGCAACTGtaagaggagaaaaagggagacCACAATGTAAGGGGAAACGATACTGTGTGAAAACTCCTACTGATCTCTTTGTGCCTGAATAAACCAAAGCAATGCTATAGGCACTTAGTATTCCAAATCCACGTGCATAACTATTTACTATTTCTTTACACAGGCATTTATTTTACTTACCTTGACGGAAGGAGACAGAAACCAGCCTTTCATCAAACTCCTGAATGTGTCTGAAGTTATTAATCATTTCCAGGGGTGCGGGGTCATTGGGTTGTGTGCAGTACAGAGCTGTTTCCAGTGCCAGCAGCTAGGGACAAAGCATACAATTCAGCATCCAGTGTATAGAAAACGCAAGGTGGGTATGTTTAGACATCATCTTATGCTGAAGtgacactgaggcctggtctacagtatgagtttaattcgaatttagcagccttaaatcgaattaaccctgcacccgtccacacagcgaagccatttatttcaaaataaagggctcttaaaatcgatttctgtactcctctctgacgagcggagtagcgccaaaattgatAGTCATTtagaattagggttagtgtggccgcaattcgatggtattggcctccgggagctatcccacagtgcaccattgtgaccgctctggacagcaatctgaactcggatgcactggccaggtagacaggaaaagccccgcgaacatttgaatttcatttcttgtttgcccagcacaggagagcataggtgaccacagagagctcatcagcacagataaccatgcaggctgataatcgaaaaagagcaccagcatggactgtacgggaggtactggatctgatcgctgtatggggagaggattcagtgctagcagaacttcgttcgaaaagacaaaatgccaaaacttttgaaaaaatctccaagggcattatggagagaggccacaatagggactcagagcagtgccgtgtgaaagtcaaggagctcagacaagcctatcagaaaacaaaggaggcaaacggtcgctccaggtcagagctgcAGACGTGCTGCTTCTACGGTGAGCTGCAttcaattctagggggggcccccaccactaccccacctctgaccgtggattccgaggcgggggtaatctcatcagccacacctgaggattctgcggacggggaagaggaggaggaggataagcttgcggagagcacacagcactccgttctccccaacagccaggatctttttctcagcctgactgaagtaccctcccaagccagtacccaagaccatgaccccatggaagggacctcaggtgagtttaccttttaaaatataaaacatggtttaaaagcaagcgttttttaatgattactttgccctgaggacttgggatgcattcgcggccagtacagctactggaaaagtctgttaacgtgtctggggatggagcggaaatcctccagggacatctccatgaagctctcctggaggtactccaaaagcctttgcagaagatttctgggcagtgcagccttattccgtcctctatggtaggacacttgaccacgccatgctagtagcaagtaatctggtatcattgcatgacaaagcctggcagcgtatggtcctggtgtttgctggcattcaagcaacatccgttctttatcttgctgtgta includes these proteins:
- the LOC128843908 gene encoding myb/SANT-like DNA-binding domain-containing protein 2, whose translation is MQADNRKRAPAWTVREVLDLIAVWGEDSVLAELRSKRQNAKTFEKISKGIMERGHNRDSEQCRVKVKELRQAYQKTKEANGRSRSELQTCCFYGELHSILGGAPTTTPPLTVDSEAGVISSATPEDSADGEEEEEDKLAESTQHSVLPNSQDLFLSLTEVPSQASTQDHDPMEGTSAVANFSSLPPPSRRLSQIRRRRKRCSRK